A single genomic interval of Canis lupus dingo isolate Sandy chromosome 6, ASM325472v2, whole genome shotgun sequence harbors:
- the LOC112646092 gene encoding rab5 GDP/GTP exchange factor isoform X8, with product MQTRGKVPPERVEKIMDQIEKYIMTRLYKYVFCPETTDDEKKDLAIQKRIRALHWVTPQMLCVPVNEEISEVSDMVVKAITDIIEMDSKRVPRDKLACITKCSKHIFNAIKITKNEPASADDFLPTLIYIVLKGNPPRLQSNIQYITRFCNPSRLMTGEDGYYFTNLCCAVAFIEKLDAQSLNLSQEDFDRYMSGQTSPRKQESENWSPDACLGVKQMYKNLDLLSQLNERQERIMSEAKKLEKDLIEWTDGIAKEVQDIVEKYPLEIKPPNQSLAAIDSENVENDKLPPPLQPQVYAG from the exons ATGCAGACTCGTGGAAAAG TGCCTCCAGAAAGAGTTGAAAAGATAATGGATCAGATTGAAAAGTACATCATGACTCGTCTCTATAAATATGTGTTCTGTCCAGAAACTACCGATGATGAGAAGAAAGATCTCGCTATTCAGAAGAGGATCAG agccctgcactgggttaCACCTCAGATGCTTTGTGTCCCTGTTAATGAAGAAATTTCAGAAGTATCTGATATGGTGGTGAAAGCAATCACAG ATATCATTGAAATGGATTCAAAGCGTGTACCTCGAGATAAGTTGGCCTGCATCACCAAGTGTAGCAAGCACATCTTCAATGCTATTAAGATCACCAAGAATGAGCCAGCCTCAGCCGATGACTTTTTACCAACTCTCATCTACATTGTTTTGAAGGGCAACCCCCCACGTCTTCAGTCCAATATCCAGTATATCACCCGCTTCTGCAACCCAAGCCGATTGATGACTGGAGAGGATGGCTACTATTTCACCAATCTG TGCTGTGCTGTGGCTTTCATTGAGAAATTAGATGCTCAGTCTTTGAATTTAAGTCAAGAAGATTTTGATCGATACATGTCTGGCCAGACTTCTCCCAGGAAGCAAGAATCTGAGAATTGGTCTCCTGATGCCTGCTTAGGGGTTAAGCAAATGTATAAGAACTTGGATCTTCTGTCTCAGTTGAATGAACGGCAAGAAAGGATCATGAGTGAAgcaaaaaaacttgaaaaagaccTAATAGAATGGACGGATGGAATTGCAAAAGAGGTACAAGACATTGTTGAGAAATACCCGCTTGAAATTAAGCCCCCAAATCAATCTTTAGCAGCTATTGACTCTGAAAATGTTGAAAACGATAAACTTCCTCCACCATTGCAACCTCAAGTTTATGCAGGATGA